One Ignavibacterium sp. DNA segment encodes these proteins:
- a CDS encoding nucleotidyltransferase, whose product METMIGTSFLNEIADRLELPDSAYEKAEERYKDIGSWLSREDSECKDFSPHIFSQGSFRLGTANRPLNSKEEYDLDLACNLEEGISKDNYSQAKLKNLIGKELELFKSARGIKEGVEEKKRCWRLTYADKIKFHMDIVPCIPENEDQRRIIKKAILLESNDEFLSESVSELTVAITDNTHPEYFSISNNWNISNPEGYARWFETRMKQAYQLLQERAKLYKSATIDSIPNYKWKTPLQKCVQLLKRHRDIIFKDDPDVKPISIIITTLAARAYQGENNLEDAVLNILDRFESLVLAKTPRIPNPVNPAEDFSDKWSSEEGRELKLEQNFRKWLLQAQVDFRKIITSQNADYLVEQSIEKFAIKMDRNELAKKLGISLSSVNIISPKHHEIIEKSKPWQRC is encoded by the coding sequence ATGGAAACTATGATAGGAACAAGTTTTCTTAACGAAATTGCAGATAGACTTGAATTACCAGATTCAGCTTACGAGAAAGCAGAAGAAAGATATAAAGACATTGGCAGTTGGCTAAGCCGTGAAGATTCTGAATGTAAAGATTTTTCGCCGCACATTTTTTCTCAGGGGTCTTTTCGGTTGGGTACCGCAAATAGACCACTTAATTCAAAGGAAGAATATGATTTAGATTTAGCTTGTAATCTGGAAGAAGGGATCTCAAAGGATAATTATTCGCAGGCAAAACTTAAGAATTTAATAGGAAAAGAACTTGAGTTATTTAAGAGTGCACGGGGAATTAAAGAGGGTGTTGAGGAAAAGAAACGATGTTGGCGATTGACGTATGCCGATAAGATAAAATTTCATATGGACATTGTTCCCTGCATCCCTGAAAATGAGGATCAAAGACGAATTATTAAAAAGGCAATATTGCTTGAAAGCAATGATGAGTTTTTATCAGAATCAGTATCTGAATTAACTGTTGCAATTACAGATAATACTCACCCAGAGTATTTTTCAATTAGTAATAATTGGAACATAAGTAACCCCGAAGGATATGCCAGATGGTTTGAAACAAGAATGAAACAAGCTTATCAGCTTCTTCAAGAAAGAGCCAAGCTATATAAATCTGCTACAATAGATTCAATTCCAAATTATAAATGGAAAACTCCATTACAAAAGTGTGTGCAACTATTAAAAAGGCATAGAGATATTATTTTTAAGGATGATCCTGATGTTAAGCCAATTTCTATAATTATTACTACGCTTGCGGCAAGAGCATATCAGGGAGAAAATAATCTTGAAGATGCTGTACTTAATATTCTTGATAGATTTGAATCCCTCGTTTTAGCTAAAACACCTCGTATTCCTAATCCAGTTAATCCTGCAGAAGATTTTAGTGATAAATGGAGTTCAGAAGAAGGCCGCGAATTGAAATTAGAGCAAAACTTTCGGAAATGGTTATTACAAGCCCAAGTGGATTTTAGAAAAATTATTACATCACAAAATGCTGATTACTTAGTAGAACAATCAATAGAAAAATTTGCTATTAAAATGGACAGAAATGAATTAGCAAAGAAATTGGGTATAAGTTTAAGCTCAGTTAATATTATAAGTCCAAAGCACCATGAAATTATTGAAAAGTCAAAACCCTGGCAAAGATGCTAG
- a CDS encoding WYL domain-containing protein — protein MKNKYQRARILIIDRELSKGKTVKTQEIRRLISQAGINVSLRQIEKDLEHMKEDLPIGYEAPLSYDTRRKGYFYTDPNFTIQAFGLKSEDIMTLLFYARTLEQYNGFKIFENILKTIEKVIDNSGIAKNTKELVADRTLLQTEKIQMSKGVELIQPILKAILEKQIIEFNYQKFEDSNPSKKLLSPILLKEDKNYWYVIGLVNEKNTPTTFALDRISSLIITNKYFTPPSFDFDNYFKYSFGITVPDTKPIKVILSFSEFQGNYIKALPIHETQKIIKDNKNELRISIQVKPTYEFYSKILGYGSDVIVISPRSIAKEIKQQLQTALKNYK, from the coding sequence ATGAAAAACAAATATCAAAGAGCTAGAATATTAATTATAGATAGAGAACTCTCAAAAGGTAAGACAGTAAAAACTCAAGAAATTAGACGTTTAATTTCCCAAGCGGGAATAAACGTGAGTTTACGACAAATTGAAAAAGATTTAGAGCACATGAAAGAAGATTTACCAATAGGATATGAAGCCCCTCTCTCATACGATACAAGAAGAAAAGGATATTTTTATACAGATCCAAATTTTACAATTCAAGCTTTTGGACTTAAATCTGAAGATATTATGACCTTACTTTTTTATGCAAGGACATTGGAACAATATAATGGTTTTAAAATATTTGAAAACATTTTGAAAACTATTGAAAAAGTGATCGATAATTCTGGAATAGCAAAAAACACAAAGGAGTTAGTCGCAGATAGAACACTTCTACAAACTGAAAAAATACAGATGAGTAAAGGTGTTGAGTTAATTCAACCTATTCTAAAAGCAATTTTAGAAAAACAAATAATTGAATTTAACTATCAAAAATTTGAGGATTCAAATCCTAGCAAGAAGTTATTGTCGCCAATATTGTTAAAAGAGGATAAAAATTATTGGTATGTTATTGGACTTGTGAATGAAAAAAACACACCTACAACTTTTGCATTAGATAGAATAAGTAGTTTAATAATTACTAATAAGTATTTTACGCCGCCTTCTTTTGACTTTGATAATTATTTTAAATATTCCTTTGGCATAACAGTCCCAGATACAAAACCAATTAAAGTAATACTATCTTTCTCGGAGTTTCAAGGAAATTATATAAAAGCATTACCAATTCATGAAACTCAAAAAATAATAAAGGATAACAAAAACGAACTGCGAATTTCTATTCAAGTCAAACCAACATATGAATTTTACTCAAAAATATTAGGTTATGGTTCTGATGTAATAGTAATATCACCTCGTTCAATTGCGAAAGAAATAAAGCAACAGCTCCAGACTGCTCTAAAGAATTATAAATAA
- a CDS encoding N-6 DNA methylase: protein MKLKTKIEINTNSMTDTKSEHIKEYLKKVKSANKELTKKEAFKDLLNRLYSNDKEITRLIDKITLGAEKTIFNIPRKDKIHKGRADTLFNNIIIEFENDLKITLVHAKEQLAGYLLGQLRSGEGYNFTLIASDFVNWKVFVPDVSQLDRIENLQEHELILNEVKSSAFVLNERNSEEFYYWIDRFLFKEVKQKATLKGIEEAFGYQSYIFIESFRELNKWFNEAKKFGEVQVSFEQWSKFLSIAYGSFDARDNNFLIHTYLSIFSKMLAYSVVSSDDYIDDSELKGILDGTIFHRFNIRNFVDNDFFHWINTGRSFNNLKKVYRLIAQEISNFDYQNVDEDVLKGVYQELIDIDTRHSLGEYYTPDWLCERIVQEFEFKKSDKILDPACGSGSFLRAAIHRIRELNPDVSVEELNEQIYGIDIHPLSVQITKTTLLLALGKEVINAQKPVHLNIILANTLLAPEGVQNLFGGEFQMNIDKEKYFLTTQVLDDVKMFDKALNLCDELAEQTMGKKKETEDVFENIFRKHFKGSGITARVIESFYKIYTGLKSVKEKGRDSIWKFIVQNSYKPYFLANKFDYVIGNPPWFTYSSIRNEDYQNILNALAEKYEVKPDEVKNFTNLEIAAIFLSYCSSYFLKDNSHLAFVLPRSFFSADHHNNSRTGKSKGYRIINLWDFKDVKPLFRVPSCVFFVQKEEKQRKITSKGLPGKTFTGDLKSHNCKLSEAKELSEVEENWYLRKQGKSTAFSNQKSSSSKEENPYKKLFKRGAEITPRNFYFIELTQEIPPDWDDRIINIQTSASSKKEAKKPWNLVDMHGRIESKFLFRTALAKSILPFALINPDLITLPIEVNKTDGLKDIKLFSVEELREEGFLNASKWFQNVERFWEVSKTAANKDLTSIDYLNYHNKLLSQNLNAEYVVIYNSSAKDANATVVNRNDLDLEFLVDTKAYVYFTLNSNEAYYLTAILNSKIPNELMKDFQSKGLFGARDVHKKILDIYFPRFDETNEVHKKLAELSETSHKKAAKYLEDNPPQKELTATRLGKLRLDIKKHLSEEMKEIDKLVKKVVG from the coding sequence TTGAAATTAAAAACAAAAATTGAAATTAATACTAACTCAATGACTGATACCAAGTCAGAGCACATAAAAGAATACCTTAAAAAAGTTAAATCTGCCAATAAAGAGCTTACCAAGAAAGAAGCCTTTAAAGATTTACTAAATCGCTTATATTCTAACGATAAAGAAATAACCAGATTGATTGATAAAATTACTCTCGGGGCTGAAAAAACAATTTTCAACATTCCACGCAAAGATAAAATTCATAAAGGCAGAGCTGATACTCTGTTTAATAATATAATTATTGAATTTGAAAATGACCTTAAGATCACACTTGTACATGCAAAAGAGCAGCTCGCTGGTTATTTACTCGGGCAGTTAAGATCAGGTGAAGGTTATAATTTTACTTTAATAGCCTCAGATTTTGTTAATTGGAAAGTTTTTGTGCCGGATGTTAGTCAACTTGACAGGATTGAAAATCTTCAGGAACATGAACTTATCCTTAACGAAGTTAAAAGCTCTGCTTTTGTTTTGAATGAAAGAAACTCTGAAGAATTTTACTATTGGATTGACAGGTTTCTTTTTAAAGAAGTTAAACAAAAGGCTACACTAAAGGGAATTGAAGAAGCATTTGGTTATCAAAGTTACATTTTTATTGAGTCCTTCCGTGAACTTAATAAGTGGTTTAACGAAGCAAAGAAGTTTGGTGAAGTTCAGGTTTCTTTTGAACAGTGGAGTAAATTTTTGAGTATTGCGTATGGAAGTTTTGATGCACGTGATAACAATTTTCTTATCCACACTTATCTAAGTATTTTCTCAAAGATGCTTGCTTACAGTGTTGTTTCAAGCGATGATTATATTGATGATTCCGAATTAAAGGGTATCCTTGATGGCACAATCTTTCACAGGTTTAACATTCGCAATTTTGTTGATAACGACTTTTTCCACTGGATAAATACCGGACGAAGTTTTAACAATCTGAAAAAAGTTTATCGTCTTATTGCACAGGAAATTTCCAACTTTGATTATCAGAATGTTGATGAAGATGTACTGAAAGGTGTTTATCAGGAGCTTATTGATATTGATACAAGACATTCGCTTGGTGAGTATTATACGCCCGATTGGCTTTGCGAAAGAATTGTTCAAGAGTTTGAATTCAAGAAATCGGATAAAATATTAGATCCTGCTTGCGGCAGCGGCTCTTTTCTCAGAGCAGCAATTCACAGAATACGCGAACTAAATCCAGACGTATCGGTTGAAGAATTAAACGAACAGATTTATGGAATTGATATTCACCCTCTTAGTGTGCAGATAACAAAAACAACTTTACTCTTAGCACTTGGCAAAGAAGTTATAAATGCACAAAAACCTGTTCATCTTAACATAATTCTTGCAAATACACTGCTTGCACCAGAAGGAGTTCAGAACTTGTTTGGCGGCGAGTTTCAGATGAATATTGATAAGGAAAAATATTTTCTTACAACACAGGTGCTTGATGATGTTAAAATGTTTGATAAAGCTTTAAACCTTTGCGATGAACTTGCAGAACAAACAATGGGGAAGAAAAAAGAAACTGAAGATGTGTTTGAAAACATTTTCAGAAAACATTTTAAGGGAAGCGGAATTACTGCACGGGTTATAGAAAGCTTTTATAAAATATACACAGGATTAAAATCTGTAAAAGAAAAAGGAAGGGATAGCATCTGGAAATTTATAGTGCAGAACTCATATAAACCTTATTTTCTTGCAAACAAGTTTGATTATGTAATCGGTAACCCGCCGTGGTTTACTTACAGCTCGATAAGAAATGAAGATTATCAAAACATACTTAATGCTCTTGCTGAAAAGTATGAAGTTAAGCCTGATGAAGTCAAGAATTTTACCAATCTGGAAATTGCTGCTATCTTTTTATCATATTGTAGTAGCTATTTCCTAAAAGATAATTCTCATCTTGCATTTGTATTGCCAAGAAGCTTTTTCAGTGCTGATCATCATAATAATTCCAGAACAGGAAAATCAAAAGGTTACAGGATTATAAATCTCTGGGACTTTAAAGATGTTAAGCCACTGTTCAGAGTTCCAAGTTGCGTGTTCTTTGTTCAAAAAGAAGAAAAGCAAAGAAAGATTACAAGCAAAGGATTACCTGGTAAAACTTTTACTGGCGATTTAAAATCACATAATTGTAAGCTTTCGGAGGCAAAGGAATTAAGTGAAGTTGAAGAAAATTGGTATTTAAGAAAACAGGGAAAATCTACAGCGTTTTCAAATCAGAAATCAAGTTCAAGTAAAGAAGAAAATCCTTACAAAAAATTATTCAAAAGAGGAGCAGAGATAACACCAAGGAATTTTTATTTTATTGAATTAACACAAGAAATTCCGCCTGATTGGGATGACAGAATAATAAACATTCAGACTTCGGCTTCATCCAAAAAAGAAGCTAAGAAACCATGGAATTTAGTTGATATGCATGGAAGGATAGAAAGCAAATTTTTATTCAGAACTGCTCTTGCAAAAAGTATTTTACCTTTTGCATTGATAAATCCTGATTTAATTACTTTACCAATTGAAGTTAATAAAACTGATGGGTTAAAAGATATAAAACTATTTTCGGTTGAGGAATTAAGAGAAGAAGGATTTCTTAATGCGTCAAAGTGGTTTCAGAATGTAGAAAGATTCTGGGAAGTTTCTAAGACAGCAGCGAACAAAGATTTGACTTCAATCGACTACCTGAATTATCACAATAAACTTTTAAGCCAGAACTTGAATGCCGAATATGTTGTTATTTACAATTCATCTGCGAAAGATGCTAATGCTACTGTCGTAAACAGAAATGATTTAGATTTAGAATTCTTAGTTGACACTAAAGCTTATGTTTACTTTACATTGAACTCTAATGAAGCTTACTACTTAACGGCAATATTGAATTCAAAAATTCCCAATGAATTAATGAAGGATTTTCAATCCAAAGGATTATTCGGTGCAAGGGATGTTCACAAAAAGATTCTCGACATTTACTTTCCGCGTTTTGATGAAACAAATGAAGTTCATAAAAAGCTTGCAGAATTAAGCGAAACATCACACAAAAAAGCAGCAAAATATTTAGAGGACAATCCACCACAAAAAGAACTAACCGCCACACGTCTCGGCAAACTCCGTCTCGACATAAAGAAACACCTTTCCGAAGAGATGAAGGAGATAGATAAGCTGGTGAAGAAGGTTGTGGGGTGA
- a CDS encoding HIT domain-containing protein translates to MEKLWSPWRSKYIESFNSNPDLSKCIFCEIASLSPNEPDNLIVYKDKFTFTLLNLYPYNNGHLMIVPYRHTNDFITLSKEEYSELMKNLQLAQQALSKVMHPHGFNIGANIGKTAGAGIEDHIHFHIVPRWNGDSNFMPVIGEVKVISQDLLETKSRLIQAYSELLK, encoded by the coding sequence ATGGAAAAACTTTGGTCTCCCTGGCGTTCAAAATATATTGAATCATTTAATTCAAATCCGGATTTATCCAAGTGTATTTTTTGTGAAATTGCTTCTTTAAGCCCGAATGAGCCAGATAACCTTATTGTTTACAAAGATAAATTTACATTTACATTGTTAAATCTATATCCATATAATAATGGTCATCTGATGATAGTGCCTTATAGACATACAAACGACTTTATTACTTTAAGCAAAGAAGAATATTCCGAATTAATGAAAAATTTACAACTTGCTCAGCAGGCACTTTCAAAAGTTATGCATCCTCACGGTTTTAATATTGGCGCTAATATTGGTAAGACAGCCGGAGCCGGGATTGAAGACCATATTCATTTTCACATAGTACCGAGATGGAACGGAGACTCTAATTTTATGCCTGTGATTGGCGAAGTTAAAGTGATATCTCAGGACCTTCTTGAAACTAAATCCAGATTAATCCAAGCTTATTCAGAACTGCTGAAATAG
- a CDS encoding DUF2779 domain-containing protein, translated as MSLYLSKSDFKVAYDCPAKLYYKKKGYPNIKDLDEYLQHLARGGYMVGKLATLLYPSGILIDTGTDHEKAIAQTSSYLQKQDVTLFEAAIESNRKLIRVDILEKKNKKVNLIEVKSKSYETTTDEKKQKKIFKELEEYIIDVAFQYFVIQEAFPEWDVTSYLYLPDKAKNTSIEGLNSFFEIKEVIVPDSKFRKYDVAFDYKHLDELLKDDLMTLVNVNEKVVELQNIIKEKTESFLASLEKEIKKIKIPVNKDCFKCEYKLVNDKFPLSGFDECWKDYPRVDHHISELYYIGSIGGWKNPLANQLINQKRISLADFPLESLKDGDRAIRQKIQIKSTLENKEWINKNLKDELNKLDYPLHFIDFETTMTALPFHKGMRPYEVINFQWSCHTIKKVGEKPVHSEWINLEPSFPSFKFAESLMNAIGSEGTPLMWSHYENTMLKTIYNQFAKYGYQNPELKEWLEYMVKFDKNDEGRFVDMNRIAFNNYFHPAMKGKTSIKWTLPAILSSNTSETIEKYLLDFESGLSLLKKDEQGKLIDPYKLLPEIEIYDRAESIEDGTGAMRAYEDVMFGLRKGSEIELEKYKQALLRYCKLDSLAMVIIWEYWTS; from the coding sequence ATGTCATTATACTTATCAAAAAGTGATTTTAAAGTAGCATATGATTGTCCTGCCAAGCTCTACTATAAGAAAAAAGGTTACCCAAATATAAAAGATCTAGATGAATACCTTCAACATCTAGCCCGTGGAGGTTATATGGTAGGAAAACTAGCAACATTACTTTATCCATCAGGCATCCTGATAGATACTGGCACTGATCACGAGAAAGCAATTGCACAAACAAGTTCTTATTTACAAAAGCAAGATGTAACATTATTCGAAGCGGCAATCGAAAGCAATAGAAAACTTATAAGAGTAGATATTCTTGAGAAAAAAAATAAGAAAGTGAATTTAATCGAAGTTAAATCCAAGTCTTATGAAACAACCACGGATGAAAAAAAGCAAAAAAAGATATTTAAAGAGCTTGAAGAATATATTATTGATGTTGCTTTTCAGTACTTTGTTATTCAAGAAGCTTTCCCAGAGTGGGATGTTACATCCTATCTTTATTTACCGGATAAGGCTAAGAATACGAGCATTGAAGGGTTAAATTCTTTCTTCGAAATAAAAGAAGTTATAGTACCTGATAGCAAGTTTAGAAAATATGACGTTGCATTCGACTATAAGCATTTAGATGAATTATTGAAAGATGATTTAATGACTTTGGTGAATGTAAATGAAAAAGTAGTAGAACTTCAAAATATTATTAAAGAAAAAACTGAAAGTTTTTTAGCTTCTTTAGAGAAGGAAATAAAGAAAATAAAAATCCCAGTTAACAAGGATTGCTTTAAGTGTGAATATAAATTGGTAAATGATAAATTTCCTCTTAGTGGTTTTGATGAATGTTGGAAAGATTATCCACGAGTTGACCATCATATTAGTGAATTGTATTATATTGGTTCCATTGGTGGATGGAAAAATCCTCTAGCAAACCAACTTATTAATCAAAAAAGAATTTCCCTTGCTGATTTTCCACTCGAGTCATTAAAAGATGGAGATCGCGCAATTAGACAAAAAATCCAAATCAAGAGCACACTGGAAAACAAAGAATGGATTAATAAGAATCTAAAAGATGAATTAAATAAACTAGATTATCCTTTACACTTCATTGATTTTGAAACAACAATGACTGCATTACCTTTCCATAAAGGTATGCGTCCCTATGAAGTTATTAATTTTCAATGGAGCTGCCATACAATTAAAAAAGTTGGAGAAAAACCTGTACATTCAGAATGGATTAATCTTGAACCTTCTTTTCCCAGTTTTAAGTTTGCGGAATCATTAATGAATGCTATTGGAAGTGAAGGCACTCCCCTGATGTGGTCACATTATGAAAATACTATGTTAAAAACCATTTATAACCAATTTGCTAAATACGGGTATCAAAATCCTGAACTTAAAGAGTGGTTAGAATATATGGTAAAGTTTGATAAGAACGATGAAGGCAGATTTGTGGATATGAATAGAATTGCCTTCAATAATTATTTTCACCCGGCAATGAAAGGTAAAACTTCGATTAAATGGACATTGCCAGCAATCTTAAGTTCAAATACTTCTGAAACTATAGAGAAATATCTTCTGGACTTTGAATCAGGACTTTCACTATTGAAAAAAGACGAACAAGGAAAATTAATTGATCCATATAAACTCTTACCTGAAATTGAAATTTATGATAGAGCTGAATCAATTGAAGATGGTACAGGCGCTATGAGAGCCTATGAAGATGTAATGTTTGGTTTACGAAAAGGTAGCGAAATTGAATTAGAAAAATATAAACAGGCATTGTTGCGTTATTGCAAACTCGATTCGCTTGCAATGGTTATCATTTGGGAATATTGGACTAGTTGA
- a CDS encoding CBASS cGAMP-activated phospholipase gives MSKNYKILSLDGGGIKGVFTLGVLSQFENFLGKPINNYFDLVVGTSTGGIIALGLGKGFSANDLLEFYTKMGCDIFSGNRLLNALKHWGFSKYKNEILRKYLEEKFGETKLGESKIRLVIPSQNLDNGELNLFKTAHHNDFKNDYKLKMSEIALATSAAPSYFPVFKATNGLYLVDGGLYANNPIAIAAVEAVGILNWPSSNICILSIGCTHEAIDIQTAKKYSFGKGYWASNSLKLIMKGQSSAALGMAVHLTNRNVVRIDETVAKGKFSLDSISGIENLKGLGYDKGKKEFQNIKEKFFSESAKEFIPIHEL, from the coding sequence ATGTCAAAAAATTATAAAATATTATCGTTGGACGGTGGAGGAATAAAAGGTGTTTTCACTCTTGGGGTTTTATCACAGTTTGAAAATTTTTTAGGAAAACCTATTAACAATTATTTCGATTTGGTTGTCGGTACATCAACCGGTGGAATTATAGCCCTTGGTTTAGGGAAGGGATTTTCTGCAAATGATCTTCTGGAATTTTATACTAAGATGGGTTGCGATATTTTTTCTGGCAATCGGCTTTTGAATGCCCTAAAGCATTGGGGTTTTTCTAAATACAAGAATGAAATTTTGAGAAAATATTTAGAAGAAAAATTTGGAGAAACAAAATTAGGAGAGTCGAAAATCAGACTCGTAATCCCAAGCCAGAATCTTGATAATGGAGAACTAAATCTATTTAAAACTGCTCACCATAATGATTTTAAGAACGATTATAAATTAAAAATGTCAGAGATTGCCCTAGCCACTTCAGCCGCACCGAGCTATTTCCCAGTCTTTAAAGCAACAAATGGTTTGTATTTAGTTGATGGCGGTCTATATGCGAACAATCCAATCGCAATTGCTGCAGTTGAGGCAGTTGGAATTTTAAATTGGCCCTCCTCAAATATTTGTATTCTTAGCATAGGATGCACGCATGAGGCAATTGATATACAAACAGCAAAGAAGTATTCTTTTGGAAAAGGATATTGGGCAAGTAATTCTTTAAAGTTAATTATGAAAGGGCAATCATCGGCTGCGCTTGGTATGGCAGTTCATCTTACTAATCGTAATGTAGTAAGAATTGATGAGACTGTTGCTAAGGGTAAATTTTCACTTGATTCAATTTCTGGAATTGAAAACTTAAAAGGTCTTGGTTATGATAAAGGGAAAAAAGAATTTCAAAATATTAAAGAAAAGTTTTTTTCAGAATCAGCGAAAGAATTTATACCAATACATGAATTATAA
- the fusA gene encoding elongation factor G produces MKEYGPELIRNIAFIGHGGSGKTSLSEVLLYTAGEINRIGNVLEGNTVSDYTSNEIEKQISISTSLMHIEWNGKKINILDTPGYSDFMGDVKSALKVCDTAVMIIKSAEGIEVGSEVTGKFVNEFKLPSAIIINKVDNEHSTFEETLEKTKERLTSGAIVVTFPVSEGLNFNAVVDVIKMKAFTYGDAGSKKVTESEIPANLKTKADDYRTQLIEKIAESSEELMNKYFETGSLSDSDIETGLKASIISRSFSPVFAISANKAVGLNNFLDFVTQYFPSPADRGGEEAQLSGKSEKVLVKPDSAGEPVLFVFKTVAEQHVGELSLFKVYSGTVKAGLDLINESNGKTERLSQLSILNGRNRKDVTQITAGDLGAVVKLKDTHTNNTLASKSLSVIIDEIEFPEAVIRSAILPKAKGDEDKIASGLHTLHEEDPSFFVKYDPEISQTIISGQGELQLALAAKRLKERYKVDVDLIEPRIPYRETIKGRVDDVEYKHKKQSGGRGQYGHVHFKMEPLPRGTGFEFVDAIVGGVVPGRFIPAVEKGIAEIMNKGVLSGNKVVDVKVTLHFGSYHDVDSDEMSFKLAAIQCFKKGFLECKPCLLEPIYEIEVVVPDEYMGDVMGDISSKRGKILGMDSDGKFQIIKALVPLSELHKYSSQLRSLTQGRGVHKRKFSHYEEVPKEVEQKVIEEYNKSREEDK; encoded by the coding sequence TTGAAAGAATATGGACCTGAATTAATACGTAATATAGCATTTATTGGACATGGTGGAAGCGGTAAGACTTCTTTATCAGAAGTATTATTATACACTGCCGGAGAAATTAATCGTATAGGAAACGTACTGGAAGGTAATACTGTATCAGACTATACCTCAAATGAAATTGAAAAACAGATATCTATCTCAACATCCTTAATGCATATCGAATGGAACGGAAAAAAGATTAATATCCTTGATACACCCGGTTATTCTGATTTTATGGGCGATGTAAAATCAGCTCTTAAGGTCTGTGATACTGCAGTTATGATAATTAAATCTGCCGAAGGAATTGAAGTTGGTTCTGAAGTTACAGGAAAATTTGTTAACGAGTTTAAATTACCATCTGCTATAATTATTAATAAAGTTGATAACGAACATTCAACATTTGAAGAGACTCTGGAAAAAACAAAAGAAAGATTAACTTCAGGTGCGATAGTTGTTACTTTTCCTGTTTCAGAGGGTCTAAACTTTAATGCAGTTGTTGATGTTATAAAAATGAAAGCTTTTACCTATGGTGATGCTGGTTCAAAAAAAGTGACCGAAAGTGAAATACCTGCCAATCTAAAGACTAAAGCCGATGATTACCGGACTCAACTGATTGAAAAAATTGCTGAAAGCAGTGAAGAGTTAATGAATAAGTATTTTGAAACAGGATCTTTATCAGATTCTGATATCGAAACCGGACTCAAAGCTTCAATAATAAGCAGAAGTTTCTCTCCTGTATTTGCAATCTCTGCCAACAAAGCAGTTGGATTAAATAACTTTCTGGATTTTGTAACACAATATTTCCCTTCACCAGCTGACCGCGGCGGCGAAGAGGCACAATTATCTGGCAAGAGCGAAAAAGTATTAGTTAAACCAGACTCTGCAGGTGAACCAGTTTTGTTTGTATTTAAAACCGTAGCTGAACAGCATGTCGGTGAACTTTCTTTGTTCAAAGTTTACTCCGGTACAGTTAAAGCAGGTTTGGATTTAATAAATGAATCGAATGGTAAGACAGAGAGATTAAGTCAGCTTTCAATATTAAACGGAAGAAATAGAAAAGATGTAACACAGATAACAGCCGGTGATCTTGGTGCAGTTGTAAAATTAAAAGATACTCATACTAATAATACATTAGCATCAAAAAGTCTTTCTGTAATTATTGATGAGATAGAATTTCCTGAAGCTGTTATAAGAAGTGCAATTTTGCCAAAAGCAAAGGGCGATGAAGATAAAATTGCATCCGGCTTGCATACACTACACGAAGAAGACCCTTCATTTTTTGTAAAGTATGATCCCGAAATATCTCAAACAATTATTTCGGGACAGGGAGAACTTCAACTTGCTCTTGCTGCCAAGAGATTAAAAGAAAGATACAAAGTTGATGTTGATCTTATTGAACCTAGAATTCCATACCGCGAAACTATCAAAGGCAGAGTAGATGATGTAGAATACAAACATAAAAAACAATCGGGCGGTAGAGGACAGTATGGTCACGTTCATTTTAAGATGGAACCTTTGCCAAGAGGAACAGGATTTGAATTTGTTGATGCAATTGTGGGCGGTGTTGTTCCGGGAAGATTTATACCTGCTGTTGAAAAGGGAATAGCTGAAATTATGAATAAAGGAGTGCTTTCAGGCAACAAAGTAGTTGATGTTAAAGTTACACTGCATTTTGGTTCTTATCATGATGTTGACTCTGATGAAATGTCTTTCAAGCTAGCTGCTATCCAATGTTTTAAAAAAGGATTCTTAGAATGTAAACCCTGTTTACTTGAACCAATTTATGAAATTGAAGTTGTTGTACCTGATGAATATATGGGCGATGTAATGGGAGATATCTCAAGTAAACGCGGTAAGATATTAGGTATGGATTCTGATGGAAAATTTCAAATAATTAAAGCGCTTGTTCCTTTATCCGAGCTTCACAAATATTCTTCACAATTACGCAGTTTAACACAAGGCAGGGGAGTGCATAAAAGAAAATTCTCTCATTACGAAGAAGTGCCTAAAGAAGTTGAGCAAAAAGTAATCGAAGAATATAATAAATCAAGAGAAGAGGATAAGTAA